The region CAATTAGCCTGGCGTCGCCACAACATCCCCAATAACACACCCATGAAACCAAAGGGCATCAGGTAAAGCAGACTGCGGGGTGGTCCCATTAGTACGCTCAGCAACAAGCCAGAAACCAGTGCCCCCATCCAGGCAGCCCGATATCCCCAACGCAGATAAATCAGCGAGATCGGAATAGGGAAAAAAATCCGTAGAACCGGAACGGGGAAATAAAAATTCACCAACCAAATTAAACTGGCGGCACTTGCCAGAAAAGCAGTTTCCACCATGATTAAGGGACTGGATGAATCAAACGATCGCACCGTTGAAGACACGCGATCGCTGGGCATCGGGGAGGTCGGCATAGTCGAGTCGGAGGGTGTCCCTTTCATTGGGCGAGCCAGTTCCTGTTCAACTTCAGCCCAGGCTGTATCCAAGTCATCTGGATTGAAGCTGGTTTTGGGGGATGCAGGGGGGTGTTCTGAGTCAGGGACTCCCCCTTGGGTGGAATCGCTCATAATGCTTCAGTCTGCTGAACCAGAGATTGAAATAAACGTCTGCCAGATTGAATCAGCACGCGCAATCGACTGTTTAAGCTGTGC is a window of Leptolyngbyaceae cyanobacterium JSC-12 DNA encoding:
- a CDS encoding putative membrane protein (DUF2232) (IMG reference gene:2510096226~PFAM: Predicted membrane protein (DUF2232)) — translated: MSDSTQGGVPDSEHPPASPKTSFNPDDLDTAWAEVEQELARPMKGTPSDSTMPTSPMPSDRVSSTVRSFDSSSPLIMVETAFLASAASLIWLVNFYFPVPVLRIFFPIPISLIYLRWGYRAAWMGALVSGLLLSVLMGPPRSLLYLMPFGFMGVLLGMLWRRQANWAGSIAIASILGSFGFFFRVWLVSLLLGDDLWLYTTTQVTNFIDWFCVRFGILFQPSLTLIQALVAGGVVINNLVYLFVVHLVAWFLFDRLRNPIPRPPKWVQVLMEYEE